Proteins co-encoded in one Polluticoccus soli genomic window:
- a CDS encoding CorA family divalent cation transporter has protein sequence MTKQLSNIQEHGFDWYDISDPTREQLDVLARRYWLHPAQINDCLQPGHLPKYEKMDGCSFIIFRIHVDAGSKNADSMLELTDKIAIFFAEKFIITVHKDEQPFMLALGRQVASNRCRSSAQLLNQILYSSLVTYQRPLDGLSRTVDHYEEVVFLRPKKISMLKGLYHLKRRIDLVRRMLILSYEIIDFVDSETGNVDTRDTRDEYVKLQHMFDVLSEDIHQLLNVYFAAASQRTNEIIRVLTIFSVFFLPLTFIVGVYGMNFHFMPELGWKLGYPGVIALMIAVTVLIFQWFKRRKWL, from the coding sequence ATGACCAAACAGCTCAGCAACATACAGGAACATGGCTTTGACTGGTACGATATCTCGGACCCGACAAGGGAACAGTTAGACGTGCTGGCCCGGAGGTATTGGTTACATCCTGCACAGATCAACGACTGCCTGCAACCGGGACACCTGCCCAAGTACGAAAAGATGGATGGTTGCTCGTTCATTATCTTCCGGATACATGTGGATGCAGGCAGTAAGAATGCAGACAGCATGTTGGAGCTGACCGATAAAATAGCCATATTCTTTGCCGAGAAGTTTATCATCACTGTCCATAAGGACGAACAGCCGTTTATGCTCGCTCTTGGCCGGCAGGTGGCATCTAATAGGTGCCGGTCTTCGGCCCAATTACTGAACCAGATACTTTACTCATCCCTTGTTACCTATCAGCGGCCTTTAGATGGCCTGTCGCGAACGGTAGATCATTACGAAGAAGTGGTGTTCCTTCGGCCCAAGAAGATATCGATGCTTAAAGGACTGTATCATCTGAAACGGAGGATAGACCTGGTGCGGCGTATGCTGATACTCTCGTACGAGATCATCGATTTTGTAGACTCAGAAACCGGCAACGTAGACACCCGCGATACGCGTGATGAATATGTAAAGCTGCAGCACATGTTCGACGTGCTCTCCGAGGACATTCACCAGCTGCTGAACGTATACTTCGCCGCAGCCTCGCAACGTACCAATGAGATCATCCGCGTGCTGACCATCTTCTCCGTATTCTTCCTGCCGCTTACGTTCATTGTAGGTGTGTACGGTATGAACTTCCATTTTATGCCCGAACTAGGCTGGAAACTTGGATACCCAGGGGTCATCGCCCTGATGATAGCAGTCACAGTGCTTATATTTCAATGGTTTAAGCGGAGGAAGTGGTTGTGA
- the lipA gene encoding lipoyl synthase, with product MQELPIVQAEPTTETRVKKPNWLRVKLPTGEGYRHVRNLVDTHKLHTICESGNCPNMGECWGEGTATFMILGNICTRSCGFCAVATGRPEPVDWDEPQRVAEAIYLMKVKHAVITSVDRDELKDGGSIIWANTIKAVRSLNPDTTLETLIPDFKGQWENLERIIEVAPEVVSHNIETVENLTRKVRIQAKYHRSMEVIRRLKDGGMRTKSGIMLGLGEKQEEVLQTLQDLADNGCDVVTIGQYLQPTQKHLPVVRFVHPDEFAFYREEGYKMGLDYVESGPLVRSSYHSERHVFAGKGREAWMASKQA from the coding sequence ATGCAGGAGTTGCCAATTGTACAAGCAGAACCGACTACGGAAACCCGTGTGAAGAAGCCTAACTGGCTGCGTGTCAAGCTGCCTACGGGCGAGGGTTACCGCCACGTGCGCAACCTGGTGGATACCCACAAGCTGCACACGATCTGCGAAAGCGGCAACTGCCCTAACATGGGCGAATGCTGGGGCGAGGGTACTGCAACCTTCATGATCCTCGGCAATATCTGCACCCGTTCCTGCGGCTTCTGCGCTGTAGCTACCGGCCGTCCTGAGCCTGTGGACTGGGACGAACCTCAACGCGTAGCCGAAGCCATTTACCTGATGAAGGTGAAGCACGCGGTGATCACATCGGTAGACCGCGACGAGCTGAAAGACGGTGGCTCCATCATCTGGGCCAATACCATCAAGGCTGTACGCTCACTCAATCCCGATACTACGCTTGAAACACTGATACCCGACTTTAAAGGCCAGTGGGAAAACCTGGAGCGCATCATCGAAGTAGCTCCTGAGGTTGTATCGCACAACATAGAAACGGTAGAGAACCTGACGCGCAAAGTGCGTATACAGGCCAAATACCACCGCAGTATGGAGGTGATCCGCAGGTTGAAAGACGGCGGCATGCGCACCAAGAGCGGTATCATGCTGGGCCTTGGCGAAAAACAGGAAGAAGTATTGCAAACCCTGCAGGACCTTGCCGACAACGGTTGTGACGTTGTGACCATAGGTCAGTACCTGCAGCCTACGCAAAAGCACTTGCCGGTAGTACGTTTCGTGCACCCTGACGAGTTTGCTTTCTACCGTGAAGAAGGCTATAAAATGGGCCTTGACTACGTTGAAAGCGGTCCGCTGGTACGTTCATCTTACCACAGCGAGCGCCACGTGTTTGCCGGCAAAGGTCGCGAAGCATGGATGGCCAGCAAACAAGCGTAA
- a CDS encoding YtfJ family protein, giving the protein MKRIFLSALLCGVLIDAGAQHIVNPGRMAINIDLLDARGNKQNLPLGHKVTAVFYTDPDAKDVINPLSEAMEKRKLPKDKFIGVGVINCKDTWVPNSAMKISVRQKEKQSPGSVILFDENKALAKEWSLGDCNNACVLVIVGMDSRVKYAKAIRSQEECRAAMGAIMKLLEEEIGKS; this is encoded by the coding sequence ATGAAAAGAATATTTCTGTCGGCTTTGTTGTGTGGAGTTTTGATCGATGCTGGTGCGCAGCATATAGTGAATCCCGGTCGGATGGCTATAAACATTGACCTGCTGGATGCAAGAGGGAATAAACAAAATCTCCCATTGGGCCATAAGGTCACTGCCGTATTCTATACAGACCCTGATGCCAAAGATGTGATAAACCCGCTTTCCGAAGCGATGGAAAAGAGGAAGCTGCCCAAGGATAAATTCATCGGGGTAGGGGTGATCAATTGTAAAGACACCTGGGTGCCTAATTCGGCTATGAAGATCAGCGTCAGGCAGAAGGAGAAACAATCGCCTGGTTCTGTGATCTTGTTTGATGAGAACAAGGCGCTTGCAAAAGAATGGAGCCTTGGCGACTGCAATAACGCTTGCGTGTTGGTCATAGTGGGAATGGATTCGCGGGTGAAATATGCAAAGGCCATCAGATCGCAGGAGGAATGTCGCGCTGCCATGGGAGCGATAATGAAATTGCTGGAAGAGGAGATAGGCAAGAGTTGA
- a CDS encoding GAF domain-containing protein, with product MRTRHRNQFIETNDKELQRSIRSDSLLAEITAVISHNSSSIKQLSDAALACLLRQFECCYGAVLMHDTERDVLELVSELGGDTSNPRAVTIKPSETITGNVFSLGETKYLKEVPGGYAYNIKSGAGSLSASHILIIPLKFNNTTAGVVELASFSAFHEDDIAIAERLCRAMAANAINLRTTFENARLVEKLKLVQQKSAIRMEEQYASMQRLMNEIIERHKKREQELLDEIEKLKQK from the coding sequence ATGCGTACACGACACCGTAACCAGTTTATAGAGACCAACGACAAGGAACTGCAACGATCTATCCGCAGCGACTCGTTGCTGGCCGAAATAACAGCTGTCATTAGCCACAACAGCTCGTCGATAAAGCAACTAAGCGATGCCGCGCTGGCCTGCCTGCTACGGCAGTTTGAATGTTGCTACGGAGCTGTGCTGATGCACGATACTGAACGCGATGTTCTAGAGCTGGTATCTGAACTGGGAGGAGATACCTCTAACCCGCGCGCAGTCACCATCAAACCCAGCGAAACGATCACCGGCAACGTATTCTCGCTTGGCGAGACCAAATACCTCAAAGAGGTTCCGGGCGGATATGCGTACAATATCAAGTCAGGAGCGGGCAGCCTTTCGGCGTCTCACATACTCATCATTCCCCTGAAATTCAACAACACCACAGCTGGTGTAGTAGAACTGGCTTCTTTCAGCGCTTTTCATGAAGATGATATTGCTATAGCGGAACGCTTGTGCAGGGCGATGGCGGCCAATGCCATCAACCTGAGGACGACCTTTGAAAATGCCAGGCTGGTAGAAAAGCTGAAGCTGGTGCAACAGAAAAGCGCCATTCGCATGGAAGAACAGTATGCATCGATGCAGCGCCTGATGAACGAGATCATTGAACGACATAAAAAACGCGAGCAGGAACTGCTGGACGAAATAGAAAAACTGAAACAGAAATAG